Proteins encoded in a region of the Inquilinus sp. KBS0705 genome:
- a CDS encoding DUF4386 domain-containing protein — protein MNPHGKTALAAGICYLLTFISIPTIVLYSPIHHQNYSGADTAVLVGGILEIIVALAGMGTAIALYPVLKMQHEGLALGFIASRTLEAGTIFVGVAFLFAAVSLRHTETLVVLYDRMFLIGQSLISAINAVLLGFLIYRSRLVPRVLPILGFVGAALLLISWAAILFGFMGRLSPVAGMMGLPIATWEFSLGLYLIIKGFKNGKQ, from the coding sequence ATCAATCCGCATGGTAAAACCGCGCTGGCGGCTGGCATCTGCTACCTGCTTACCTTCATATCTATCCCGACCATTGTCCTTTACAGTCCGATACATCATCAAAATTATTCAGGCGCTGATACGGCTGTATTGGTCGGTGGTATTCTGGAGATCATCGTAGCGCTGGCGGGCATGGGTACCGCTATTGCTTTATACCCGGTGCTAAAAATGCAGCATGAGGGGCTGGCACTTGGCTTCATCGCCTCACGCACGCTGGAAGCAGGCACAATTTTCGTCGGGGTCGCGTTCCTTTTCGCCGCGGTTAGCTTGCGGCATACTGAAACCCTGGTTGTTTTATATGACCGGATGTTCCTGATCGGGCAGAGTTTGATATCGGCGATCAATGCAGTGCTGCTGGGTTTTTTAATATATCGATCCCGCCTTGTCCCGCGCGTATTGCCCATACTCGGTTTTGTAGGCGCCGCGCTGCTGCTAATTTCATGGGCGGCTATCCTATTTGGGTTTATGGGAAGACTGTCGCCCGTGGCTGGTATGATGGGGCTGCCCATTGCCACCTGGGAATTTTCTCTTGGGCTATACCTCATTATCAAAGGGTTTAAAAACGGCAAGCAATGA
- a CDS encoding DNA polymerase Y family protein: MPKRYASIWFRHLLTDQKAIRHPGLKGKAYVIAGPDHGRMLITALTDEAENYGVTEGMTVADARVIAPGLQVFDGKPGRNIKLLTGLAEWFLRYTPLVQLDPPDGLLLDITGCTHLKGGEEAYLREIVSRLRTIGYDVRPAIADTIGAAWGVARCAASGLIVAPAAHRTALMPLPPSALRLPTDLLLKLRNLGLHEVSSFIYMPDSVLRRRFGKNMVLRLHQALGQEAEYLFPLKEPVPYSERLESMEPIKTRPAIEIALNDLLERLCKRLCSEGLGLRSATLTWYRVDGKNGNITIGTNHPSNRVQHIFKLFFIKLDTIAPGMGIELFVLDALKTEPVSDKQSELWSSTGGAESEEVAELLDRLAGRIGNTHIHRYLPGEHYWPERTPKPDTAIKKVPETGWRTDKPRPMQLLDQPERVEAMALTPDYPPKLFIWRGERHVIVGADGPERIEREWWLEPGEHRDYYIAEDEAGRRYWLFRSGHYDAENNQHWYLHGFFA, from the coding sequence ATGCCTAAACGCTATGCATCCATATGGTTCCGGCATTTGCTCACAGACCAAAAGGCGATACGCCATCCCGGGCTGAAAGGGAAGGCTTATGTCATTGCCGGGCCGGACCATGGGCGGATGCTGATCACGGCGCTGACCGATGAAGCGGAAAATTACGGTGTTACGGAAGGAATGACCGTCGCCGATGCACGGGTGATCGCCCCGGGCCTGCAGGTATTTGACGGCAAGCCCGGCAGAAATATCAAACTACTGACCGGCCTGGCCGAATGGTTCCTGCGGTATACGCCGCTGGTACAGCTTGACCCGCCCGACGGGCTGCTGCTGGATATAACCGGCTGTACACACCTTAAGGGCGGTGAAGAAGCTTACCTGCGCGAGATCGTCTCCCGCTTAAGAACCATAGGGTATGATGTTCGCCCGGCAATTGCCGATACGATCGGCGCGGCATGGGGCGTGGCCCGCTGCGCGGCTTCCGGCCTCATCGTGGCCCCGGCGGCGCACCGTACTGCATTGATGCCCTTGCCACCCTCCGCGCTCCGGTTACCAACGGACCTGTTGCTGAAGCTGAGGAACCTCGGGCTACACGAGGTCAGCAGTTTTATCTATATGCCGGATTCGGTATTAAGGAGGCGTTTTGGTAAGAACATGGTCTTGCGCTTACACCAGGCGCTTGGGCAGGAAGCCGAATACCTGTTCCCGCTTAAAGAACCGGTGCCCTACAGTGAAAGGCTGGAATCCATGGAACCCATCAAAACAAGGCCGGCAATTGAAATTGCGCTGAACGACCTGTTGGAAAGATTATGTAAACGGCTCTGCAGCGAAGGGCTTGGCCTTCGTTCCGCTACCCTGACCTGGTACCGGGTTGATGGTAAAAACGGCAATATCACCATCGGCACGAACCATCCCAGCAATCGTGTCCAGCATATCTTTAAGCTGTTCTTTATTAAACTTGATACCATTGCGCCGGGCATGGGCATAGAGTTATTCGTCCTTGACGCGTTAAAGACGGAGCCTGTCAGCGATAAGCAAAGTGAGCTTTGGTCTTCAACGGGCGGTGCGGAAAGCGAGGAAGTCGCCGAATTACTTGACCGCCTTGCCGGACGCATCGGTAACACCCATATCCATCGTTACCTGCCGGGCGAGCACTACTGGCCGGAGCGCACGCCGAAACCTGATACCGCTATAAAAAAAGTACCCGAAACCGGGTGGCGCACAGATAAGCCGCGCCCGATGCAGCTGCTCGATCAGCCGGAACGTGTAGAAGCAATGGCGCTGACCCCCGACTACCCGCCAAAATTATTCATCTGGAGAGGGGAGCGGCATGTCATCGTAGGTGCCGACGGTCCGGAGCGGATCGAGCGGGAATGGTGGCTCGAACCCGGTGAACACCGCGATTACTATATCGCTGAAGATGAAGCCGGGCGCCGTTACTGGCTTTTCCGGTCCGGGCACTATGATGCCGAAAACAACCAGCACTGGTACTTACACGGGTTTTTCGCATGA
- a CDS encoding helix-turn-helix domain-containing protein: MQSIPVRHLQASQKEPNLSDAFSIRNIEKMLEGQDMVQHLHRHDFYYLLALTNGAGTHNIDFTPYNVADYTVFFMRPGQVHELVLKSGSAGYLMQFDTDFYFPKDKMSGQLLRKASIVNHYQLQGGSFKKLCSIFNFMEQEFIERNERYEDVIKANLGIIFIELLRRQDVLPTKKAGLYTQERLERFLELLEHHVFTHKQVAQYAEMLNLSVYQLNAIAKATLGKTCSEVINEQIVLEAKRCLLATSNQINQTAYRLGYEDVSYFIRFFKKQTGFSPEAFRNNFR; this comes from the coding sequence ATGCAAAGCATCCCGGTCAGACACCTGCAAGCCAGCCAAAAGGAGCCGAATCTTTCCGATGCATTCAGTATTCGGAATATCGAAAAAATGTTGGAGGGCCAGGATATGGTGCAGCACCTTCACCGGCATGATTTCTACTATCTGCTTGCTTTGACCAACGGGGCCGGCACCCACAATATCGATTTCACACCCTACAATGTTGCAGATTATACAGTATTCTTCATGCGGCCTGGACAGGTACACGAACTCGTGCTCAAATCGGGTAGTGCCGGCTACCTAATGCAATTCGATACGGACTTTTATTTCCCAAAAGATAAAATGTCCGGCCAGTTGTTACGTAAAGCCAGTATCGTTAACCATTACCAATTACAGGGAGGCAGTTTTAAAAAGCTATGTAGTATATTTAATTTTATGGAACAGGAGTTCATTGAAAGGAATGAGCGTTATGAAGATGTGATTAAAGCAAACCTAGGAATTATTTTTATCGAGCTATTGCGCCGGCAAGACGTGCTGCCGACTAAAAAGGCGGGCCTATACACCCAGGAGCGATTGGAAAGATTTTTAGAACTTTTAGAACATCATGTCTTCACCCATAAACAGGTCGCTCAATACGCCGAGATGCTGAATCTTTCTGTTTACCAGTTGAACGCCATCGCAAAGGCTACACTTGGCAAAACCTGTTCTGAGGTCATTAATGAACAAATTGTTCTGGAAGCGAAACGGTGTTTGCTTGCAACGTCGAACCAAATTAACCAGACCGCGTATCGCCTGGGCTATGAGGATGTTTCCTATTTTATCCGATTCTTTAAAAAGCAAACCGGTTTTTCACCTGAAGCTTTCCGCAATAACTTTAGATAA
- a CDS encoding PorT family protein, with the protein MMKNLLKGLLFSMMLFGNQIYAQDTIKTPKTYLDPLLNLISTNLNYGDANSKLSDYKNSILGAQLGASFQAGITPAFSLVSELYFTGKGGKLKESNPLTIRASTIRLYAFELPVLARFCFSEFHLNAGPSIAYNFYGTRNINDKTGGLTFDSSANGFERFEAGLQAGGGYTFHTKTKRITLDLRYNYGLTNISNGQEMYNRSFIVSIHVSKAWKRNPFASHKNN; encoded by the coding sequence ATGATGAAAAATTTACTTAAAGGGTTGCTGTTTAGCATGATGCTTTTCGGCAATCAGATCTACGCTCAAGATACGATTAAAACACCTAAAACTTATTTAGACCCTTTGCTTAACCTAATCAGCACGAACCTGAATTATGGCGATGCAAACAGCAAATTGAGCGATTATAAAAATTCTATTCTGGGTGCCCAACTCGGTGCCTCCTTCCAGGCGGGTATTACCCCGGCATTCTCATTAGTATCGGAATTGTATTTCACCGGCAAGGGCGGCAAACTGAAAGAAAGTAACCCCTTAACGATCCGGGCTTCAACAATTCGCCTATATGCTTTCGAATTGCCTGTACTTGCCCGGTTTTGTTTCAGTGAGTTCCACTTAAACGCGGGGCCATCCATCGCCTATAACTTTTACGGCACACGGAATATCAATGATAAAACCGGCGGCCTTACTTTTGATTCATCTGCAAACGGCTTTGAACGATTTGAAGCCGGTTTACAGGCAGGCGGCGGCTATACTTTCCACACGAAAACAAAAAGGATCACACTTGACCTCCGGTATAACTATGGCTTAACTAATATTTCAAATGGCCAGGAAATGTATAACCGCAGCTTTATCGTCAGTATTCACGTTTCGAAAGCCTGGAAAAGGAATCCTTTCGCATCACACAAAAATAATTAA
- a CDS encoding NAD(P)/FAD-dependent oxidoreductase yields the protein MIRIFDVIIVGGSYSGMAAAMALGRARRHVLIIDSGKPCNAQTPQSHNFLSRDGATPTEIAAIARQQVLRYPTINFFEGIAIKGIKTANGFEIQVASGETFVACKLVFATGIHDLLPAVPGMAECWGISVLHCPFCHGYEVKDAKTGILGNGDAALSLASLITNWTDDLTMFTNGPSYLTTEQNTKLRSHKINVIEKEIARLEQYAGNLKEIVFKDGTLTPLKAAYVRSDFRQACQLPEMMGCKFTEDGYIQVDTFHQSSVPGVFACGDNINKIRTVANAVAAGTTTGMNISKTLITAEF from the coding sequence ATGATACGGATATTTGATGTGATTATTGTTGGCGGTAGCTATTCAGGCATGGCAGCTGCTATGGCTTTGGGCCGTGCACGGAGGCATGTCCTGATTATCGACAGTGGTAAACCTTGTAATGCGCAGACACCACAATCTCATAACTTTTTAAGCAGGGATGGGGCAACACCGACTGAAATAGCTGCTATCGCGAGGCAACAAGTTTTAAGGTACCCAACAATCAACTTTTTTGAAGGCATTGCGATTAAGGGCATAAAAACCGCGAACGGCTTTGAGATACAGGTGGCTTCGGGTGAAACATTTGTAGCCTGTAAGCTGGTATTCGCAACGGGTATTCATGACTTATTGCCTGCAGTACCGGGAATGGCCGAATGCTGGGGGATATCGGTATTACATTGTCCTTTTTGCCATGGCTATGAAGTTAAAGATGCCAAGACCGGGATTCTCGGGAACGGTGACGCGGCGTTAAGTCTGGCATCACTGATCACGAATTGGACCGATGACCTGACGATGTTTACCAATGGACCATCATACCTGACAACTGAACAAAATACCAAATTGCGCAGCCACAAGATCAACGTGATAGAAAAGGAAATTGCGCGACTGGAACAGTATGCTGGCAATCTCAAAGAAATAGTTTTTAAAGATGGTACCTTAACCCCTTTAAAGGCAGCTTACGTTCGCAGTGATTTCAGGCAAGCATGCCAGTTACCTGAAATGATGGGGTGCAAATTTACGGAGGACGGTTATATCCAGGTAGACACTTTTCATCAATCTTCAGTACCCGGAGTTTTCGCCTGCGGTGACAACATCAATAAAATACGCACAGTGGCTAACGCGGTTGCCGCCGGAACGACAACGGGCATGAATATCAGTAAGACTTTAATTACAGCAGAATTTTAA
- a CDS encoding short chain dehydrogenase yields the protein MKIIIVGATGTMGQHLSAALEKEHEVIRISSKDGDIQADITSTESIEKMYKRIGAFDALICTAGPTYVGPWSKMGDAEFWKGVEGKMMGQINLVLIGQHYINPKGSFTLITGALNEEPQKNFANASAANGAVEGFVRAAAIELENGIRINAVSPTVIEDSPQYFPYFPGEIPTTMRELEFAFRKSVFGAHTGQVIKTW from the coding sequence ATGAAAATCATTATTGTTGGTGCAACAGGCACCATGGGGCAGCATTTGAGTGCTGCATTAGAAAAAGAACACGAAGTGATCAGGATTTCTTCAAAAGACGGCGATATCCAGGCGGATATTACTTCAACTGAATCTATTGAAAAAATGTACAAGCGGATTGGCGCATTCGATGCCCTTATTTGTACAGCAGGCCCGACTTATGTTGGCCCGTGGTCAAAAATGGGCGATGCGGAATTCTGGAAAGGTGTGGAAGGCAAGATGATGGGCCAGATCAATTTAGTGCTTATAGGACAACATTATATCAACCCGAAAGGTTCGTTTACCTTGATCACCGGTGCCTTGAATGAAGAGCCGCAAAAGAACTTCGCCAATGCGTCAGCGGCCAACGGTGCAGTAGAAGGTTTTGTACGGGCTGCCGCTATTGAACTGGAGAACGGCATTCGCATCAACGCGGTCAGCCCGACAGTTATCGAGGATTCACCCCAATATTTCCCTTATTTCCCAGGTGAAATTCCGACCACGATGAGGGAGCTGGAATTCGCTTTCCGAAAAAGTGTATTCGGCGCGCATACCGGGCAGGTGATCAAAACATGGTAA
- a CDS encoding CPBP family intramembrane metalloprotease, with the protein MNLAVKTRLVNLLWIGVFFLLLAAITLPLILLSAEYHFKISMPWQALITVVTTVLIQLMRKEPVHLVTGRINWRWLKLHMTGLLIGAALMLIPAFFLFAGGWVHWKSAPCELSSILEVTLIYLSVAIAEETLFRGFIFQRLLTSIGEWPGQILIGGYFLLIHLDNPGMTGATKAFAGINIFFASLMFGLAVIRFKSLAVAIGIHLMANWVQGPLLGFSVSGKAGSSILIPVFSTGPVWLTGGNFGLEASLPGLTCVILFIIFLYRLKPSEKKLP; encoded by the coding sequence ATGAATTTGGCCGTTAAAACCCGATTGGTGAACTTGCTATGGATCGGTGTGTTTTTCCTGTTGCTTGCCGCCATCACATTACCCCTCATCTTGCTTTCCGCCGAATACCACTTTAAGATCAGTATGCCCTGGCAGGCACTGATCACGGTTGTAACCACCGTTCTCATCCAACTGATGCGTAAGGAGCCGGTGCATCTGGTCACAGGGCGCATAAACTGGCGCTGGCTGAAACTTCATATGACCGGGCTGCTAATTGGCGCGGCACTAATGTTAATACCGGCATTTTTTTTATTCGCGGGAGGCTGGGTTCACTGGAAATCAGCACCCTGTGAATTATCATCCATATTGGAAGTGACCCTGATATATCTTAGCGTGGCGATTGCTGAGGAAACACTCTTTCGGGGGTTTATCTTTCAACGGCTGCTCACGAGTATCGGTGAATGGCCGGGCCAAATACTTATCGGTGGGTATTTCCTGTTGATCCACCTTGATAATCCAGGCATGACTGGTGCCACAAAAGCGTTTGCAGGTATTAATATTTTCTTTGCTTCGCTGATGTTCGGCCTGGCGGTGATCCGTTTTAAAAGCCTTGCCGTGGCAATCGGCATACATCTTATGGCAAATTGGGTACAGGGACCTTTGCTGGGCTTTTCCGTAAGCGGCAAAGCCGGTTCCAGCATTTTGATTCCTGTCTTTTCCACAGGTCCGGTTTGGCTTACGGGGGGTAATTTTGGCCTTGAAGCAAGCCTGCCGGGACTGACTTGTGTAATCCTGTTTATTATTTTTCTTTACAGATTAAAACCCAGTGAAAAGAAATTACCGTAA
- a CDS encoding CPBP family intramembrane metalloprotease, with amino-acid sequence MRKLLTHPISRIMLGLLACLFAFIFVQNIASKVLELLGTGRVSRNLFKGISASLAVIYTYSLFFKWLEKRKVTEISARNLPRNVGLGLMIGMVIQSFTIFVIYLNSGFHVIGINSVTSVIIPLTVAFTSAIFEEILIRGILFRILEERLGSYIALMISAIIFGALHFFNPAATFVSATCVALEAGLLLGTAYMYSRSLWLPISIHFAWNFVQSGIFGAITSGNEYTGSLLVTKITGPEFITGGNFGPEGSIQATIFCLIAAILLMHFNIKNNQLIPYAKFNERA; translated from the coding sequence ATGAGAAAACTATTGACCCATCCGATTAGCCGGATAATGCTCGGCCTTTTGGCCTGTTTATTCGCATTTATATTTGTCCAAAACATAGCCAGCAAGGTGCTTGAACTTTTAGGCACAGGCAGGGTATCCCGAAACCTATTCAAAGGCATATCCGCCTCTTTAGCGGTAATTTATACCTATAGTTTATTCTTCAAATGGCTGGAAAAACGAAAGGTCACCGAGATCTCTGCACGCAACTTACCCCGAAATGTTGGTCTGGGCTTAATGATCGGCATGGTCATTCAATCGTTTACTATTTTCGTTATATACCTCAATAGTGGGTTTCACGTCATTGGCATCAATTCGGTAACCAGTGTGATTATACCGTTGACGGTGGCATTTACAAGCGCAATCTTTGAAGAGATCCTGATCCGCGGCATACTTTTTAGGATCCTGGAAGAAAGGCTCGGAAGCTATATCGCTTTAATGATATCAGCAATCATTTTTGGTGCCTTGCACTTTTTTAATCCGGCGGCTACATTTGTGTCAGCTACTTGCGTTGCTCTCGAAGCCGGGCTCTTGTTAGGCACGGCTTACATGTATTCCCGCAGCCTCTGGTTGCCGATAAGTATACATTTTGCCTGGAACTTCGTGCAGTCGGGCATCTTTGGCGCAATTACCTCGGGCAATGAATATACCGGCAGTTTACTCGTCACAAAGATTACGGGACCGGAGTTCATTACCGGTGGAAATTTCGGGCCTGAAGGTAGCATTCAAGCGACCATCTTCTGCCTGATCGCCGCAATACTCCTGATGCATTTTAATATCAAGAACAACCAGCTAATACCTTATGCCAAATTCAATGAAAGAGCATGA
- a CDS encoding serine hydrolase has protein sequence MKKLIIVLVGLLAASTANAQRYERQIDSLIEKAIHLNRFNGSVLVCKNGRIVYEKAFGYQDAAKKIPNTLGTIYQIGSTTKEFTAGVILRLVEQHKLSIDDNLKKYFPDFKRGKEITVKHLLTHTSGIYEILRDTNAVNGSTKPRSKEKMLAFFKDKPLDFSPGTRYAYCNSGYMLLGLIIEKVTGLPYEQAVRKLILKPLGMAHTGFDFVHVKNDHKAIGYAKYTEKIKEPSGIWDSTATYSAGSLYSTVGDLYRWHRGVLNHKVYSAESLQKATTPYLAGYGLGCWIDTIYAKKVVSHGGNILGFTSYYGRIQQEDVCIIILNNIFNHQIETIGQSILAILYNQPYHYFDEITLTSEEAEAYTGTYEINSNDQAVISRDGNRLYIRRDDQAPAEIFAYQKNVFFRKDDDIRISFKDNRITIIEGLSTRRGDKLNLR, from the coding sequence ATGAAGAAATTAATCATAGTACTCGTCGGCCTGCTGGCGGCCTCAACAGCCAATGCCCAGCGTTACGAACGTCAAATTGATTCCCTGATCGAAAAGGCGATCCATCTCAACCGGTTTAACGGCTCGGTTTTGGTCTGTAAAAATGGCCGGATCGTTTATGAAAAGGCATTCGGTTACCAGGATGCGGCCAAAAAAATACCGAACACTTTAGGTACAATTTACCAAATAGGCTCCACCACAAAGGAATTTACAGCCGGCGTTATTCTAAGACTTGTTGAACAACATAAACTCTCAATAGATGACAACCTAAAAAAGTACTTTCCGGATTTCAAACGTGGAAAGGAGATCACCGTCAAACATCTGCTGACACATACTTCCGGCATTTATGAAATTTTGCGGGACACGAACGCTGTTAACGGGAGCACCAAACCCCGATCTAAAGAAAAGATGCTGGCGTTTTTTAAAGATAAGCCTCTGGATTTTTCTCCCGGCACGCGATATGCTTATTGTAACTCAGGCTATATGCTTTTGGGCTTAATTATTGAAAAAGTAACAGGCCTGCCCTATGAACAGGCAGTGCGAAAACTTATCCTAAAACCGCTGGGGATGGCCCATACTGGCTTTGACTTTGTGCATGTAAAAAACGACCATAAAGCAATCGGCTATGCCAAATATACGGAAAAAATTAAAGAGCCATCAGGGATATGGGATTCGACAGCCACCTATTCCGCAGGCTCATTGTACAGCACGGTCGGTGATCTTTACCGCTGGCACCGGGGCGTTTTAAACCACAAGGTTTACAGTGCCGAGAGTTTACAAAAAGCTACTACCCCGTATTTGGCTGGTTATGGATTAGGGTGCTGGATCGATACGATCTATGCCAAAAAGGTAGTATCGCACGGAGGCAACATTTTAGGATTCACAAGCTACTATGGCCGTATTCAGCAAGAAGATGTTTGCATAATTATCCTGAACAATATCTTCAATCACCAGATCGAGACCATTGGGCAATCCATCCTTGCTATTCTGTATAATCAGCCTTATCATTACTTTGATGAGATCACACTGACTTCCGAAGAAGCTGAAGCATATACAGGCACTTATGAGATCAATTCAAATGATCAGGCAGTTATCAGCCGCGATGGCAATCGTTTATATATCCGCCGCGATGACCAGGCACCGGCTGAGATCTTTGCTTATCAAAAGAATGTGTTTTTCCGGAAGGACGATGACATCCGCATTTCCTTTAAAGACAACAGGATTACTATTATCGAAGGTTTAAGTACCAGGCGCGGTGATAAACTGAATTTGAGATAA
- a CDS encoding LytTR family transcriptional regulator, with protein MKEIEHHLPTATFTRIHRSYIVNINFVKVIERGQIRLEGGEALVLGDNYKQRFLEMMDEHLIKTDRAS; from the coding sequence ATGAAAGAGATCGAACACCACCTGCCAACAGCAACCTTTACCAGGATCCACCGTTCGTATATTGTCAATATCAATTTTGTGAAGGTCATCGAACGGGGACAAATCCGCCTGGAAGGCGGTGAGGCGCTCGTTTTAGGCGATAACTATAAACAAAGGTTTTTAGAGATGATGGATGAGCACCTCATTAAAACAGATCGCGCCTCCTGA
- a CDS encoding ParA family protein — protein sequence MAKIITLAHQKGGVGKSTLALNLALCFKDQLRVVLIDADPQGSIVRLKDDFPELDILSAEHITDIPDLAYDLVIVDTPPYLSNRLNELFAYSDYVLIPTKAGFFDVMAIRSTLALVKYAQANNHRLMAGIVLNMLKPRSGITAEVVALLTTLDTPVLNSRIFDRVSLARSSMTAGIMKCPDQKAISEITALAVEVVDLMSE from the coding sequence ATGGCAAAGATCATCACATTGGCACATCAAAAAGGAGGCGTAGGCAAAAGTACGCTTGCGTTGAACCTCGCACTTTGTTTTAAAGATCAGCTGAGAGTCGTATTGATCGACGCTGATCCCCAGGGCAGTATCGTCAGGCTTAAAGACGATTTTCCGGAACTGGATATCCTATCCGCCGAGCACATTACTGACATCCCTGATTTGGCTTATGACCTGGTTATCGTGGATACTCCTCCTTACCTGTCCAACCGGCTTAATGAACTGTTCGCCTATTCGGATTACGTCCTCATCCCCACAAAGGCGGGATTCTTTGATGTGATGGCCATCCGGTCCACGCTGGCATTGGTCAAATACGCGCAAGCCAATAACCACAGACTGATGGCCGGCATCGTGCTCAATATGCTGAAGCCGCGGTCAGGTATTACTGCAGAGGTTGTGGCGCTGTTGACTACCCTGGACACACCTGTCTTAAATTCCAGGATCTTCGACCGGGTGAGCCTGGCGCGGTCATCGATGACGGCAGGCATCATGAAATGCCCCGACCAAAAAGCGATCAGCGAAATTACCGCACTGGCAGTGGAGGTCGTTGATCTGATGAGTGAATAA
- a CDS encoding Error-prone repair protein ImuA, translating into MQTTKEQIISQLRQDMLQWEGFRPGQQGMNHDLGLGPIAHAFPDSVFPTGAIHEFISQSPEDTAATGAFITGLVQKILKLGGACLWISYTRRIYPPAMKLFGVDPDRVIFVDVPLQKDVLWVTEEALKCEGVATVICETKELSFTASQRLQLAVEKSHTTGFILRKDVKKANTTACVARWQIRPVRSQLRPGMPGVGYPRWQVELLKVRNGKPGSWTVEWKRQDFRVMIASPITKAARLYA; encoded by the coding sequence ATGCAAACAACTAAAGAACAAATCATTAGTCAACTCCGGCAGGATATGCTCCAATGGGAAGGCTTCCGGCCAGGGCAGCAGGGGATGAATCACGATCTTGGGCTTGGGCCGATCGCACACGCTTTTCCTGATAGCGTTTTTCCGACCGGTGCGATACACGAATTCATTAGCCAAAGCCCGGAAGATACGGCGGCTACCGGTGCCTTTATCACCGGCCTCGTACAAAAAATATTGAAACTGGGCGGGGCCTGTCTTTGGATCAGCTATACCCGCCGTATCTACCCGCCGGCAATGAAACTATTCGGCGTTGACCCGGACAGGGTAATCTTCGTGGATGTGCCGCTTCAAAAAGATGTGCTTTGGGTAACCGAGGAGGCCTTAAAATGTGAAGGTGTCGCCACGGTGATCTGCGAGACGAAGGAACTTAGCTTTACAGCATCCCAGCGTTTGCAACTGGCTGTAGAAAAAAGCCATACGACGGGGTTCATACTGCGAAAGGATGTCAAAAAAGCCAATACGACGGCCTGCGTCGCCCGCTGGCAGATCCGTCCTGTGCGCAGCCAGCTCAGGCCGGGCATGCCTGGCGTTGGTTACCCACGCTGGCAGGTAGAATTGCTTAAGGTGCGGAACGGCAAGCCTGGAAGCTGGACCGTAGAATGGAAAAGACAGGATTTCCGGGTGATGATCGCATCTCCAATCACAAAAGCAGCCCGCCTTTATGCCTAA